The Cherax quadricarinatus isolate ZL_2023a chromosome 66, ASM3850222v1, whole genome shotgun sequence sequence aatactgcaTCCTGCAACACTGTCCTACATTTAAAGATcaataaattccaatattaatccCAACCTGAAGCACTTTCTTGATACAACAGGAACTGCCAGAAGTCTGGCAGCATTTTCAAAACCATTAAAAACCTCTCCCCCTAACATATGCCATCAGCCAAACATGTAAAACAATATACTAATCTTATTCTCAATATATGTAATCCTCCCACTATTAAAATATTGTGCCCCTTGATGTTAGTATGCTAAATCCTCATTACCTGCAATCAtagtcacttgtaattccttaaTTAAACAATTAAACTTGATAAAAGCCATAAAGCTTGtactaatagaatattcaattctcttgtattcattgtaactcctaAATTTATATTTACTCGCCTAAGAGACTGAATAAAACCACTCAAATTGTCATTCCCTTGTTAATCTCGAGTTAGTCTAAAGGTTGCCAGATGTGCTCTGCATATTAAGGGGCTTTATGCGTTCACAACTTCGTCATTTgcctttgtacaaacattgtattatGCTGAAAAGGTATGTATATTAAGTTATAAAACCATAAAATTTGAGGAAATGCTTCAGATGTTAATTTTAAGCTATACACAGatggttttttttttatctgtgcaCTGCGTGGGGCAGTGATGGCCACTGAAAGACTGacgctacttgggagtttgttccattaaTCTAtgactatttccaaaccagtggtAGCACTTCATGTATCCTTTCTATATCAAAATTTGTTCAGCTTGAAGCCATTACTAAGAGTTTTGCCTTGATTAGACACAATTTCAGTACCCTATTATATTTCCTCCATTTTCATAAAACACCAGGATATTTTTGCAGGAACTTTTTGCTGATCAGTTGCTCTCATCAGTCCAATGTAATGAATAATTCTGTTGACAGTGGAAGACTTAAAGTAGCTTGAGGTGATCACTCCTGTAAAGCAGATGGATTGTTCTGTTTTGGAGTGATAGTTGCTGGCTGTTGAAACCACAATAGATACCGAAGGTGTGCAAAAGTATTGGTGGTGAAGGTTAATTTTGGACATCAGTATCTCCCTAAAATTGACTTATCTGCAAAAATTTGGGTATTGCCCCCATATCTAATAAGTACTCAAGTGCTTTGTTCATCTACTTGTTTTATGAACCATTAATGTTATATCTACTTTTCTTGTGAAATTTGCACAAATTAAAAACAAGTGCTAATTATCCTCAGCCTGTCATcctaggaaagatttctgatacacgagATAAAAGTTCGACCTGTTTTCCAGCATCTTGAATTTAGAAATGTGTGTTAATGATGGGAtagtgaaattttttttaaatgacctCGAAATTAGCCGATACTTGGCAATATCATTCAAATTTACACATACCATACTCAGATTTGCATATGCTAGTGCACACCCCTAGTATCATTTCCTATGTATAAAGCTGCATTAGTAATTTTATTACTTTTAATGTATAACTACTACTTTTTGCACAAGGTTGATTACTTAAGTCTTATTTCAGGTGAATCATGGCTCGTACAAAGCAAACAGCTCGTAAATCTACTGGTGGTAAGGCACCACGTAAGCAGCTAGCTACAAAGGCAGCGCGTAAGTCTGCACCTTCGACTGGAGGTGTGAAGAAGCCTCATCGTTACCGCCCTGGAACTGTTGCCCTCCGAGAAATTCGTCGTTACCAGAAGTCCACAGAGTTGCTGATCCGCAAATTGCCCTTCCAACGTCTTGTTCGTGAAATTGCACAGGATTTCAAAACGGATCTACGTTTCCAAAGTGCTGCTATTGGTGCCCTGCAGGTTAGAAACTTGTGTTATCTTTAAGATAAAAGTtttgcagtacaggagggccctgcttgtgTAGCatgttaagttctgggctactgctgtaaagctaaAATCACTATAAAGTGAATCATAGCTTTTTcaaaaatgcatataaaagcctgaaaaCATGGTTACTCTATCATGTATTGAGCAGTATAACTAGTcctaaaaatgcatatacagtacatcttacttaccttaaaatatttgcacCATCAGCTtatagtggtgaatatatttattgtagaagaaaattaaaggtgaatacaggaaagagtaaggttatgaggataacaaaaagattaggtgatgaaagattgaatatcagattggagggagagagtatggaggaggtgaacgtattcagatatttgggagtggacgtgtcagcggatgggtctatgaaagatgaggtgaatcatagaattgatgagggaaaaagagtgagtggtgcacttgggagtctgtggagacaaagaactttgtccttggaggcaaagaggggaatgtatgagagtatagttttaccaacgctcttatatgggtgtgaagcgtgggtgatgaatgttgcagcgaggagaaggctggaggcagtggagatgtcatgtctgagggcaatgtgtggtgtgaatataatgcagagaattcgtagtttggaagttaggaggaggtgcgggattaccaaaactgttgtccagagggctgaggaagggttgttgaggtggtgcggacatgtagagagaatggagcgaaacagaatgacttcaagagtgtatcagtctgtagtggaaggaaggcggggtaggggtcggcctaggaagggttggagggagggggtaaaggaggttttgtgtgcgaggggcttggacttccagcaggcatgcgtgagcgtgtttgataggagtgaatggagacaaatggtttttaatacttgacgtgctgttggagtgtgagcaaagtaacatttatgaagggattcagggaaaccggcaggccggacttgagtcctggagatgggaagtacagtgcctgcactctgaaggaggggtgttaatgttgcagtttaaaaactgtagtgtaaagcacccttctggcaagacagtgatggagtgaatgatggtgaaagtttttctttttcgggccaccctgccttggtgggaatcggccggtgtgataataataataaaaaagtctgaataaatgaagaatgggtataattgaaaatcgCTGTATTAGCAAATTGTATAGCAGGACCTGCCTGTACACATTCTACACATTATCCCAGTTACATTGTTAAATGTAGTTGGCTAGGTCAAACTGTCAAGCTACATTGTCGTGGAAAATTTCTATTGCATAAGGTATAATTATATCTTATGCAATAGAAATTTTCCACGACAATGTAGCTCGACAGTTTGACCTAGCCAACTACATTTAATAATGTAACTGGGAAAATGTATAGAATGTGTACTGCCTATTGAATTAatgtactgctgtacattaattaAATAAGTATGTTACCCAttcaacccctccctccccctccaaaataaaaaaaaataaatacatgcatatatattccTAATTTAGGTGAATTTTTCATAATTGTGGATTTGCTATGAAGGGTTGGtattgcaccccccccccccttccatccCTGACTTTTGAGTTTTACTAGATTGTTTCAATTAATGGGGTGGCCCATTCAAGCACCCAGAAATTTGTAATTTGATCAGTTTTAAAATGTTTTCAACCCATTCTAATTTAAAAGATCAAAAATACCTTAGGCATTCAGCCACTTGTGCAATAGAGaatttttcccgatggtaatgacaccaaaagaatgaaatttggtTGAGAACTCGTGGAATTACGCTtccgcaaagttagtggtctcggtgacgtatacgcatcggtgatttcgccgactttgagccctgtttttggtcaattccattgttccagttgaccaaactcgtagctatttctttagaactccattttttctatcagttgagtacaagaaactgcccatttaccaattcgagctacccaataaagtgatcagagattggcaatttggccaatttcatgcaaattaaaaaagatgccaatttcaaaatggtccagaataaacaatgtagacagtcttggcactaaaatatctgttcattagtcacgtctctaggcccctcttatattactattgctatcCATTTACTGCTATGCAGTGGTAATAAATAtcagtgaaagaatattagactccccagttgacatgtattggatgtgtagtgtgatttgcttactcctgaacattggtaaaaatctaacatttctactactttgagctcaatttcaaggtagttttcattgtgaaactaaacaaaatcatctctatttctgtaatgtgttttccattttatcacatgagaccatgaaaatgatCATACAATggtaaatactatatgaaaatacacctcaaagtcggcattttaatccaaaaaagtcttttttttttctcattatgcactgcgtgctgcaggatattttttgtggtgcacactgactacacagacccattctcacatgtgggcctaccagctttatcctgcttgatttgaagccactagaatttacacGTATAAATGCATCTGAAACAGTGGCGCGCAAGACACACacatacgaccaaaacagtcaaagggttaatcacacCCACAAGTTTCTGTAGTATATACCATTGTTCTCCATCTTTGATCTATCACTGGACTTTTTTTGCCCAATTTTTTATATAACTAGAAACTAAGTTGTTCATTTCACTTTTCAGGAAGCTTCAGAGGCCTACCTTGTTGGCTTGTTTGAAGACACTAACTTGTGTGCTATTCATGCCAAGCGTGTCACAATCATGCCAAAGGATATCCAGCTTGCTCGACGAATCCGTGGTGAGCGTGCTTAAGCACAAGCTTGCATAATGGGCTCACTAAAGACATAACCTCGTAAGCTACATACTGCCATGGACAAAGTGAATGTGTTTAGTTTAACATTTTCGGCATGTCGTTTCTCCTGAATTGACTTCGCAGTGCTGGCATGTGCGACTGGCACAAGTTTTTTTTACCGTAAGATAAGGTGAGCAGCTTTTACTGCTCGTTAGTTGAAAAAAATTGTGATGCAAGAGTTTGTAATTTATTTTGTGTGTACAGCATTGTTCAGAACTGTGTATTTGGATGTGATTTTACATTTATTTGTATGCAAGTCTGAAATTCAGCAGTGTGACGAAGACAAAAATACACAGCTCTGGTGTTAGGTTATGTGATCACAAATAATATTCCAAAGTACAAGAAATCATAAATTTCTGGCCTGGGAGCAATGTCATTATTTGTATTGTCATGGTCATAGTGCTCATGATCTTTTAGTTTGTAGTGGGAATACCTTTTTTATTacatttttaattttgtctagatctctctctcctcctctggtGGTGCGTGCTTCATGTATAAAATTTAACATGCTCCACTCTATAATTTCTTGATATTGGCAATTGCACTGTAGATTAAAACTCGAAATAAATCTTCTAACATTTAATGTCTCACTTTTAATGTCTTTGCGTACATGTATTTAGAATGTTTGAGGGTACATTTTTAGTGTTGAATATAAATTCCTGGTTAAGTTCTGATTGATATTTTAATGCAAAATGTAGTTCCACTCAAAAATCAGATATTGCTAGCCGTTTTAACTAAATCTTAGTCCTTGTGGctaagcgcttctttttgattataataatttaactaAATCTTGCCTTTATATACGTATTTTCCAGTCCATAAAGTACTGTTATTAAATACGGCCTCTCCTCGCTTAAtgagagttccattcctaagaccgcGTTGGTAAAGAATTTCACTAAGTGAAGAGCacactagtggtagtgagagcactagTGTTTGTGTTGACTATCTTGGATATTGTTTTAATGGCGCCTTTGCCCCATTTGTAACATTCCTGGTATATTTCTAAATGTTTATAGAGCAGTGTACCATATATTGTAATAGAGGAAagtagctctaatatacattatttaggtgtgCATACTGGTCATAGAATCCGTTGTAGAGTagttggtaaatgagtacgttgctaagtgaggagaggctgtactaaaTTAGAGGGGACTGTTCCTCAATGCTGGCAGTCCAAAGTGGACAAAAACATGTTCCCCAGGTACTAGGGGTTAGCACTCCTGAGTAGAGGGGTTCCTGAATGGGAATTTGATTAAAACTAATTCCCTTGCCTGCAGTGCTGTATGGATGGCCCCTATGGGGTTTGAAGTAGACCAGCAGCACAATGTTACATGCTTCAACAatgcattaaatttttttttttatcttgaaaGCCAACGGAGTGTTCACGAAATGACAAAAATATCTTCCTTTCTTTTTTTACCCGTAAATGGtccgaacgtatatatacgttcactaccatactgccccaacttttttgagaaaaaaaaaacagcaatgttttttttaataggaaaaaagagcatatggtacccaggcatctccaattattttaatatggtgcacattgagtgctcacacccattctctaatgtctaggcgactcgggcttatcgtggcaatgtaaAATGTATgacacataaaacgtatatatacgtttggggcactagcggtaaaaagtatatatacgtttgggccgtttacgggttaatgttCTTGTTTGTCACCATAAAGCAGTTGGTGGCCAAATTTGAAGTCGGGGACAGGAAGGTCATCAGGTTGAGAATAATGCATGGTATATGGAAATAATTTTTCTTGCCAGAATTTGGGGGACAAGTCGAGCAgtatggaagtgaatgtgttcaaatatttGAGAGTAGACTTAGTTGGCAGATACCCTTATAGATTTGGCACTTGATTATaattgtcagcggatgggtttgtGAATGAGGTTAACCAGAGAATTgacgaaggaaaaaaggcgagttgtGCATTGAGgttatttgtggagacaaaaaaaacattatccatggaggctcagcgctgtatgaccctggtaagTTTAGTGCTTcggtttgattataataatatccatggaggcaaagaagggaatgtatgatagtatagtggtaccaacacttgtatgggtgtgaagtatgggttgtaaatgcagcgaggaaaaggctggaggcagtaatgtCAGGTCTAAGGGCAATGCCTGGTGTAAATATGCAAAGAATTCCTAGTGTATAAACTAGGAAGATGTAtggagttactaaaagcattattcagagggttgaagaggggttggtGTCCTGGGAAAGGATGATAAGAGGTGGTAAAAGGGGGTTTAGTGtgcaaggagcttggacatgcagcaggcatgtatgAGCATGTTACATAAGGAGTGACTGGAAAATgggttttgggacctgacaatctggaGTGCAAGCAGGGCAGTACTTTGCAAAGGGATTCAGGGCAACTGGTTAGCTGgatttaagtcctggaggtgggaagtagtctgcactaaactgttgtatttaagcgcctctgcaaagatagccaggctccaccaacactgcagaaCGTGGTGGGCTAGCTGTgagattttcaaggatagctcctgatCCAAGGGGCTGACCAGGGCACGACTGAGCAGGACTGTGTGAATGCCATGAGAAGATTCCAGAGCAGTGAGAGGACATCCCAGTGCATTGTTTCAGCATAAAtagtggaagtgttgtgcagtttgtgagaGTTTGGTGTGGCGTGTGCCCAGGTTGGGGCCAGGCAGTGCCTCCCCCCATGCTGCCGGGGGGAGGGGGCTAGGGGTGTGGGTGAAGATACAGCAAACATTGTTGGTTTTGGCGAGTCACATGCCCATATCTTTCATGATGTGCATGGGAAACGAATGAATGTGTTTGTTGTAGGCAGgacagtgtgaacaacagtgcACAATCAGTGTGTAGGGAAGTGCCCCTTAACCCTACTCCCCGGGCCTTGCCCCGTGTGTAGTAAACGACGCTCATAACCGCTCACCCTTGTGCCCCTACCATTcaactcccccgcctcacccacccaactcccagtgcCGCCACAACTGTAGAGGGTAAGTTTTCCCTCCCAGCCCACGTcggcgatggcactgcagggacagTCCCGTGGAGTTCGGCTGCAAGGCAGCTGtcgggtgtgccacaggcagtgtgcactcagttcctcaagcttcaacatccgtgcacatgGTGGGTGTCTGAGCACCCGGAGGGCTCCAGGTGGCAACAatcaacagcccctcccagcagatGTAGGCGACAGCTGCCACGCCTTCACCTTTACAGAGGGCcggggatcttcaatcaactttgCGTCCACCAGAAAGCTGACACGTCCCCAGGGCAGCTCTCCCTTGGGCTGCTAGCAGTCACTGGCTTCTtcgacctcttggggagggtcaaTGGTGCTCCTGCATAAaacagatcccggggcaacttgctgctgtttgcaatggctgtcctgccgaggagggacaggcacctagcaacgtcTGGAGGGAACTCATCCATTGCCAACAATGTTTAACTGATCATTACTCTGAaaattgttcatgattgtaatcgTGTTCACGATTCAtaacctttgaaacttgtcatgattgtgaccagctcttacttttcttccctccttgcaGACGGCCCAGCCTTTGACTTGTATTCACTTTTTGACTTCGTCAGGAACTGCTTTACTGTACAAACTTTGACACTCAGCTCTCagcgtcccttccagcccttttctcctTTCACCTCTGATCCCCTTTCCACCTAACTGTTTATAGCCCCAGCATTATtttctgccctgcagtgctgtatgacccttgttggtttaaCACTTTCTTTGATTATATTATTCATAACACATGAGATGTAGGAGGAGCTTCAGATATTAAAGAAGTTAGAATGAAGTAAATCCTGAGTCTTGATAGAATATTATTATATGGTAAACTGTTAAAGTACCTAAAAAAAATACTGATAATGCTCTGTACACATTTTTTATAATAGTAATCACCTTAGGTTAAACCTGACACTTATTTCACAGTGCTATGACTATTCCTGGCTGGTCTCTCAGGCATATTACACTAAGTGCACCCTACCCTGCGTTATCACGGGGGAGCGTTACCCCTGTAGGGCTGAGTTCCTGGgggggaaggcattcaggcttaattcaggaaattggagcacagatccaattccctaaatcaaaagGCCCTCGtatgcatcaaggaacctcccttgaggggaccctaccctgcagtgctatgagacccttgtggatttagcaTTTGGTTATGACTATTAATAGTGTGGCCCTTAAGATTATCAAaaagaaagtgctaaacctacaagggtcatacagtgcagtgGGGCAAGGGTGGAGGAGACAAAAGGGAGTTCGAAAGGGCTGTGCTAAAGGAAATATAATCAAAGATTGTGTAACAAATCTATTGCTGTCAAAAAGTttgagggagtctgtgtcaaagatgGAGCTGTCattgaggagggaagataaagaaaGGGTGGTAAATCAGTGATGATGTAtaaggtaaattctgtgtgctcgctAATAGACTGGagagtccaacagaatatggcactgaaattggaacctgacaaCTCACACAGTTACTGGGTGTGTCTCCACGAGATACTCACGAGTGAGATGTGTGCGCATGATGCAAAAATGGGAAAAAGTGTACTCTCTTAATCATAACATTGACAATAAGACCAGGATACTAAGCTTGGCTTGACAGAAGGTAATTAATTATGAATCAATTTAGACACGGTTGTGAGGGTGGCTAGAAATGACAGCAAAATAATCTGAGAATGGAAAACCTCTTATATGAAACTGGAAGTTTGTGTACCACTGATTGCACAGCAGAGTATGCCTGCTCACtgccctgaacatcaacatgTTAGGTACCCAGCAGAATGCTATTTCTTTGTTTTAGCTAGAAATGCGGAGCAACTGAAGTTGTATATGAAGAAGTAGGGGATGAGGCGAATTAAATTTTTTGATGGCTTGCCAAGCACTAAAGCAGTCCtaaactaccacaaatgatgtaggCCTGGATGCAATACAGATAATCGCTATGAGAATTTCATACAATTAAGCTCTGAATGTGTTAGCCAAGTCTAATAGATGACCTAGCACAGTACTGTcagggaacactgctgcaaacccaacaccatcagaggatttagaaccatctgtgtaAACTGCCATGCTTTGAGAATGAGACCGGAAGTGGTTAAGAAACAGGGAGCGAGAACTCGGTCAGTATACTGAGCTTTCGCCCAaggcagtggggaagaacagacacgaactgtcAGAACCTGCCAAGGTACAggagaaaagttagatgctagagTACACACAAAGGGGGCAGCTGAAGAGAAGTCAAGAGCGAGTGAAGACAAAGAGAACAGATGGAATAAATGGGCAGCAAACAATGGACCTGACTAACGTCCGCTACTATCCTGCATGTAGAAGGATCGTGATGGTCGTGACAGCAGACAATATAAtggaggcaatgggcatcacagtgatcgttcaaggatggaacattcgtcTCTGCATATAAGCAAGAATTGTAACTGGTATGTTGTCAACAAAATCAAGAAGTGTGCCTGCTCTGCATTTTGAACTGACATGTGCCACTCTTAAGGATGTGGGAGGAAATGTTCTGCCCAACATGGTGAAGGAGTGCCTTGCTGAtgctgtggtcagaaagatagtaGAAGTTCGTTGAAGTGTAAAGAATTTTGTCCACGAAGGACTTGGAAACAGAGAGTAAGAGGAGGAATTGTTTAGTTGGACATTTCTTAGAAGTGTGAGAGGAAACAGGTAGGTTCATCAGTGACAGGTCGCGGTTGTCTGGACGGAAGGCTCGAGGCTGGCCATCCAGTCGTGTGTGATCTGAAAATCGACGCAGTGTGTGTAAAGCCAGTATCACAGTCACAGCCATGTGGAGGTCAGAAGTGTCTAAAGGGTCAGTCTGAGGGTAATGGATTGTTACCCAGAGGAAGTACTATCAGGTTGGAAGAGACATCCAAAGAATGGTCCGAAGGAGTGCCAAGGTCTGTAGGAGGCACTGCAGGAAAGGGCCTCGGAGGAAGCAAGTCATGGTTATAGGTCTCCATGATAAGTTTACCCTATTATTTAAAAATGGAGGGAGAAAAGAAAGGATGGGAGGAAGGTGGAATGATAGCTCCCAGGAGGCATGAAAAGGATTGTATATTCCCCTGTGTCCAAGAGGGCACATAGTGCAGCCAGCAGTGCAGATGCtacatggaacccatgccataccctacccttcatgccagtaaaccaggaATACAGAATAGTGATCTCACATCCACTGAGCCACATCAGCGGACAACAGAGAGGGTGGCCAgaaatctgccacaaagcatacctccttcggccgccacctcccagaacagacaggcagcctccagttaTACCCGTCACCTGAAGGACACCCTGAGCCACCACCTGGAACTCCAGAGGGGAAATGGAACATccccagatgatccagattctacggcaaccaccaccatcaccaaggaAGTCAATGCAGTGGGATGGATAGACACCATATCCTTAAGCTAGGAGCAAGAATTTCAGGAGACTCCAAAGGATAAAgcaggaaaggaaggagaggggagggatggggtagggaaggggggggggggactgggggtaattaggttcggtcagaGGAAGAAGACTTAAAAGTCCAATTTCTCAGACCAAAAGCCTCTTTACTGTACCAAGGAGCTCCACCCCCCACCCCTTAAAGCAAGTACTTTGTATAGCTGATgataaggcatcagctgctccaGATCTAACTTCACAGGAATGCTTCTAGATGtgaccagtgttttttttttttttaagaaggcTGTGATTTCACTAACTGCATATAGTGTCTCGTGATATCTTGGAGTGTCAACTGTTTAGGatcgagttcttgctaattctcttcgcccctcaagggaggttccttgatgctggtgaggggctccatCCATCCCCCAACAGGTGACATAATCCTACGGGCTCagtgcttccccatgataataataacaatacgtaATTAATAATAAACTCTTCTGTTGTCCTGTATCTGGGAACTGAACTCCTTGAACATTTCCTCACCATTTTTCTTCATAATCTAAGAGTTCACATACTTCTGGTTGTATATTTCCCTTCCCAGATCCACAATAGTACTCTGAACAGCACAGCATGGTAGCAAGGGCTTTACTCCTCTGTTTTACAGTCAACTGAGGTATCCTAGTACCCATGTGATAGCCTAGCAAGACACGCATAACACCATAATAACAAAACAACTACAGAACCTGACCAAACATACGTTTTATTGTCATCCAAGAGGACTGCCAGTTGTCACCCCACCATCGGAAAAAAGTCACGCATGGATATGCAACTCACTTTGTTCAACATTACCAAGACCTATTACAATCATCTATAAGTAGTAAATATGGTGTATATGTCAATGAGTGCCATACAAAGAAAAGACAAAACCTCTATAAACTTAGGAAACTACATAGAATAATCAACCACATTGCTAAAGAACACAATCTAACAAAATTCGTAGGTGATGCTGGTCTATCTTGAGTCAGATTAAGGTGCAGTTTGTACCCACTAATCTCCACGAACAGTATCATGCACCCTCAATTTACAACTCATTATTTCACTGTTATACCTTGCTTCAACATTGTTATTCTTCAAAtaatattccttttttttttattaactgtTATCTTTGCTATCAATTTAAGTGATATTACAAAATAATGTAAGAATCCAAGCtcaaattatatttattatatcaTACATCTTTTCAAACAGAAGAGTACCAATATGACATAG is a genomic window containing:
- the LOC128704042 gene encoding histone H3.3A; the encoded protein is MARTKQTARKSTGGKAPRKQLATKAARKSAPSTGGVKKPHRYRPGTVALREIRRYQKSTELLIRKLPFQRLVREIAQDFKTDLRFQSAAIGALQEASEAYLVGLFEDTNLCAIHAKRVTIMPKDIQLARRIRGERA